The genomic window GGACAGTAAGAATTAAGGTCGCATGGCAAGGACAATCAACAGATAAACATATTGCTAATATTCAGCCAGAATACGAAGATTGTGCGGAATTAGCTCGTAAATATAATCTTCCCTGGCGAGAAGTTCACCAACTGGTTCTACAAAGCTGGGAATACAGTTAATTGTTGGGGAAAGGTAAAAGTGATGATTTCAGAACCCCGGGTTTTTGAAAAAACCGGGGTTCTAAATTTGTGAAGATTGGGCAATTTTTCCTGCCCAATGCCCTATTACTAATGCTCAAAACTAGATTTATCTAGCTTATTTAATTGTTCTATTGACTGCATCAGCTGTATCTTCAGCTCGTCGCTGAATGCTTTTCCCCGTATCTGTTGCTCCACGTTGAACATTTTTCACTAAGTCTTCAGCAGCATTTTGGGTGTTTTCTCTGACATTTTCCAATCCGCGCTGAGTTCCTTTAGCAACGCCTTCACGCACTTCTTCAGCAGAACTACCCACATCTTCACCGAGGTTCTTCACTCTTTCACCTAAAGGTGTACCTTGGCGATAATTGCGGACATATTGTTCTGTGCTATCAACGCCCTTTTGTTCGACATTTCTTTTCGCCATGTCTCGCAAAGCTTTAGCTTTGGCTTCTGCTGCTTTTTCATCGGCTCTGGCTCTGGGATCTACATCACTAAAGTTGTTCATCCCACCTTGAGGTGCGTTAAGAGGATAGCTTTTTGTGGAGTCGTATCTTTCGACATTAGGAGGTTGACCTGCGGGCTGTGATGGTTGTGCTGCTATTCCTGGACGGTTACAAGCCTGTGCTGTTAAGAGAAACACTCCTGCTAAGAAAGCTGTGAAGATTTTTAGAGGACGAAGGTTTTTTAGCCAATCAATAACTCTTTGCATGGGGGTACTCCTTGAATTTTTTTAAATCGATGAAACATTCACCAAAATGAAATTTTGATGCTGGAAAACGGCAAATAATGTTATCTACCAACTGCGGGATTTTTTTGTAACTCAGGTCTTGCACTGGCTTCATCAGCTTTTTCTTTCAAAAAACCAGAAGCCTCTTCCAAATTTTCTTGGACAGTTCCAATCCGTTTTTGAATGCGAGTTCCTACATCTGGTTCACGCTGAATTAAACCACCTGGTTTTGGCTGTTGGTAGTCTTTTTGCGTAATGATTGGCAATTCTCCTTCCTTTAACACTCTCCCTGTTGGTGTTTCTGCACCTGGGTAGAGTAATTCAGATTCTCTATTAGCAGCAATCAATATATGTGTGTTGCTTTGTAGGCTAGCTTGGTCATTTTCCTTACTGGTCTTTGTGTTAGTGATTTTTGGGTCTGTAGACATCCTATATTTGGTATATTTGTCTCCACCATTTTTATAAGGATTATTAGCACCACCAGCTTGTACAGCAGGATTTTGGGGATTCGCACCTTGGGGATTAGCTTGACTACAAGCAGTGCTAAAGATTAACAATAGACCACCAGCTAAAAATACAGTAAAAACTTGACGCAGGCGCAATTTTTTCCATAAAGATATTAGACTGTTCACTACTTACTCCTTTTAACTAATAACAAGCTTACTCACTTATTTATGTGTATTAAATAAGTGGAGCTTTGTGTGCTAGTTTTGTGGTTTTAGTTAACTACTAAATGGACCAATAGTTACTAATATTAGGTGATAAAAACTAACTTTTCCTCTAGCGTAAGTCACATTTTTGTGTTCGCCAATGTGCTATATTTATCTAACTACAGAGAGAGAAAATTAAAAATAATTAGTAATTGTAAATTTATAATTGCTTAAAATATAATGCTTTCATAAGCAGTTTTATTTTATTTTTGATTATTGAAAGCTACAAAATATTAACGATTCAAAGAAGTTAAGGATATTTTTTTACGAATTATAAAATATGAATTTTTTCCAGCATTTTTGGATAAAATATATTCTTTAGCTGATGTAAAATATATACAAGAACCCCACCCCCAACCCCCTCCCCGCTTGCGGGGAGGGGGCTATGATATACCTCATGTGATTAGGAAACACTGTATAGCTTTTGTTGGTTGATTGAGGTACTAACGCACCAAATAAATTGACCAAATAGCCATTGCTCGTAAATATGTACTAGCGCGGAAAGTCCCGACGGGTGTAATGGCTTCTGGGGTACGGAATTGCAAACCATTGCTGTAAATTTGCTGTACTACTGCTTGGGTTAGTCTTAATGCTTCATCTTTCATTCCCATCTGTACCAAAAATGCTGCTAACCCAAAGTTAATTCCTGTCCAAACTTCTAGAGGATGGGTAGCTTTGGGGTTTTCTGGTGAACCATCGGGACGTACACCATTAGCAGCACCAAATTCACCATTGTAGAATTTAAGGAAGCAGGAATCATATATAGTTCTTAAAGCAGAAATAGCGCGATCGCTCGGCACAATCTCCGGTAAATTGAGTAAACCAGCATAAAATTGCCCGCACAATTGATCTGCCATCACTACATCAGAACCGCTTTCACTGTCTAGTCGGTAATATTGACCGTTCCAGAGTTTTTCTTGATAGATAGGTAAGGATTTTGCTAACCAAGTCTCATAAATAGACTTTTGATTGATTAATTCTGGCTGATTTTTGATTAAAATATCGCTAATGGCGATCGCTGCTTCTAACGCTGCCATCCATAAACCACCACAATACGCGCTTACTCCTTGCAGTCGCCAATCATCAAAAGTTTGATCAGGTGCGCCGGAGTTTTCAGGAATGCCATCTCCATCTAAATCAAAGGTTTTGACATAATCTAAGGTTTGGACAATTGCATCCCAACAATCTTTGAGAAACTGAATATCATTTGCACCAGTTAACAGATAATCCCGGTAAACCAGCAAAACAAAATCACAGCCTAAATCCTTCCACAAATTACAGTCTTGATAACTGGTGTAGTTGGTTTT from Nostoc sp. UHCC 0870 includes these protein-coding regions:
- a CDS encoding DUF6658 family protein: MNSLISLWKKLRLRQVFTVFLAGGLLLIFSTACSQANPQGANPQNPAVQAGGANNPYKNGGDKYTKYRMSTDPKITNTKTSKENDQASLQSNTHILIAANRESELLYPGAETPTGRVLKEGELPIITQKDYQQPKPGGLIQREPDVGTRIQKRIGTVQENLEEASGFLKEKADEASARPELQKNPAVGR